A region of the Struthio camelus isolate bStrCam1 chromosome 4, bStrCam1.hap1, whole genome shotgun sequence genome:
ACACAAGCTCAAACAGAGCAAACATGTTTGCAAGTATCTTTCCCATTTATCTATCTTTCACATTTTATAGGAGCAGGAATACAGAATAGCACCACTAACAAGTGATTCATTACTAAAATATCCTATGTACCACTTACTTAAATGTTTAAAACATTATCAAGGCTCTACAGGAATCCCCTTTAGCAAGGAACtagctcattttttaaattaattttcatatttgTTGTTCTCTGAATATCTGTTCAAGCAGATAGCACTGCAGCATGATATTTGATAGAGCTCCAAAAGCATACACCACTACATTACtgtattgggggagggggggcagaaaTCTTGAGTAACTAGATTAATAGAACTCAAGAGATTCTTCTACTGCACTGTAATGTGTCCCTTGCATTTCCCTCCTGCAAAAAGAAGTTACTCACGCTACGGCCAGCTGTCTCCTTAACACTGATAGCTTCAAATGACCAAGCCTTTTTCTGCCATAAGGTCTTCCTTCTGATGTAAAttacatctgctttttttttttcctctggatctgtgaatacaatttttttaagTCATCATCAGATTTAGGATATTTTTCTCCTCCGAAAAAATTTTGTACCTAGTGGCACAAACACGTTAAAACCCCACTAAAAGGGAGAATATTAAGCTATATTTTCTACTGCAGTCAGTTAAAGCAGCAACAGAAAACCAATGTCTCACACCTCATATTAAATCAGAATTAAGCTATAAACGATTTaatcctctgctctcagcagagaTTTGAAAGATTCCTGTATCACCATGTTCAAGTTACTGAATATCAACAGCAAATCGTGATTTGTGGGTCgatatgaaagaaaagaagcagggcTTGAAAAACCccctagaaaaacaaacaaaaataggagCTGGACCAGTTGGTTGGGGTTTCCCTTCTTGCAAACGCACCAAACCTTTGAGGCTGCAGGATGCGAGACAAGCAGGCACGTCCCCTGAGGGGGAGGCCCCggaggcgccccccgcccccgggagcCGCCATGCCGCACGCCCAGCTCTCAGGAAGGCTCACGGAAATGGCGGCACCCTCACAAATTACGTCATTCACCCAGCGAAACCGCTCTTTCTCTGCGTGTTGCGAGGCCAGGACAGCCCGCAGTGTAAGCCTAggcgggcggcgagcgggcgCCCGGTCCCTCTCAGGCGAGGCCCCGCCAACGGTTTCAACGGTCTCCCCCAACCCCGCGGGGCGCCTCGCAACGGTCTCTcccggcgccgcgcggcgccTCCAACGGTTCCAACGGCTCCCGCGAGCCTCCGGCGCGGCCAGCCCTCCGCGGCAAGCCGCATCCCCTCCGCGAGCACCGACCCAAAACCCCTCCGCGGGGCCCGCCCAGCCCCtcggcccgcccccgcggcccgcccGGGCCCGCCTAGCAACGGCGGCGGGTTTACTGTGGCGACGCTCCTCGCTGCCGGCGGAGCTCGCGGCTGGGCGACGAGCGGCGCTGGAGGCGGCTCGGTGACCCCCGCCcggcccgctgccgccgggccagGCCATGGCGGAGGCTGCCGGCGAGCCGCCGCCCGAGGAGCAGGCCGGCCCGGCAGCAGGCCGCGACCGCGCTCCCCGCGAGCAGCCGCCTTACGAGGGCTTTGACCCTGAAGAGGTCCCTTCTCGGCCTCAGCAGCCGGAGCCGGGACAAGCTCCCTATGAATACCAGGGGGTAAGGGAAGCAGCACCTGGTCAGCCGCAAGAGCTGAGAGAAAGCGTCTATCGGCCGCATGCGCCTGGCCAAGACCCCTACCAAGCACAAGACCAAAGAGGAAGCGTCTGTCAGCCTCACGCACCGGGACAAGCGCCCTATCAACCGCAGACCCCGGAGCAATACCTCTATCAGCCACACGGAACAGAACAAGCCCCTTATGAGCCACAGGTATCAGAAACAGACGTCAGTGAGAGCTACGCATTGGGACAAGACTCTTACGGGGCACAGGAGCCAAGGCAAACTGCCTATGAATCATATGCACCAGGATTAGACCCTTATCAAACACAGGAACCAAGAAGTGCCTATGAGAAATACACAGCACAAGAAGATGCCTATCAAGCCTACACGCAGGGGCATGGCCCTTATCAACCGCATGAACCGGGTTACGGGCTCTATCAGCCGGGCTACAGTCCATATGACGAGCAGATACCAGATCCTAATGCCCGAGCGCTGGCGATTCAGAATGCAAAAGCCTATTTGCTGAAGAGCAGCACAAAGTCTGGCCTGAACTTGTAAGTCTGAGAAGGGGACAAGGTTGAAAGGGGTAGGAAGTAAGAGTGGAGAGAAAAGTAGTATTGCTGAAAGGGCAACAGGTTACATTAAGAAATGGAGGGATACCAGGATGTAGGGAGAGAGAATACCTTATAAATGCAATGGTTCATCATTATGTGATAGCTGTGTGTGCCCAGCatcttttagaataaaaattcCCGAGGGAATTTAGAGAGTTCAAAATTGATTAACAGCAGGTTTAAATTCAGCATCAGCTCCTGAGTCAGGTATGGGGTAACCCAAAAATGGAAGAGGGGACTGCTCTTAAATATCTTACAATCATGCTTCCTTCAAGTTTAATTTCCCATCAGGCTGCATGATCTCTTTAGATCTAATTATTCCATTGATTTCTGCAAAGCTCCAGGTGATCAGCTTCTACTTTTGATGTTAAAATCATATTCCTCTAATACTTTTATACAGTGGGCCaatgatatttatatttatatgacaGATATGATCATCTTGCTAACATGCTAACAAAGATCCTGGATGAACAACCCACAAATGCAGTAGATATAATTGAGAACATCAGCAAGGATGTGAAGTGGgctcagtttcagaaaaaaatggacacTCTCCGTGATGAGCATGAGATTCTTCCAACatttgaagttgcagaaaagtGTAAAGCTTTGTTCGTCAATGTACATGCAGAAGGAGATGAAGAACTAGAAGACGAGATAGTGAGTTATTATCAAAGAAAAATAGATATCATATATACCAGGGAGAAGAGTTGGAGGAtggtgggaaaggaaaggaagaaggggcaaagTTGTGGTCTCCCTGCTAGTATTGCCTCTTATGGTCATGACATAATTGCAGCTATACTACTATATAGAGCACCCCTTTCATAGTCAACTTGGTCCCAGGCCCAGTTGTGAAGAGGAAAAACTATCCAGTTATTTAGTCAGGAATTTTTCCTAGAGTATAATCTAACATTCTGAGCCTTTGAAATCTTAAAACGTTCTAGAGGTGAGGAATAAAAAGTAAAGATTACATTCTATCCCACATGCCAGTTCAACCGGGAATACTGCATCCAAATTGCATTATTTATACAAAAGTGACATTTCTTTACCTGAAGTGACCATGCAATATAGACATCCATTTGAGAATACTGTGCATAGCAACTACTGTAAAACGGAGGATGGAGAAGTTTGTGATCCTTGCCATTCCAGTTGTGGTTCCAGCCCTTCCTTGTCCAACTCGCAAAAAATTGTGGTAATAATGAAGAACTACTACAATTGAAAAGCCACttcataaaacagaattttttgtaTCCTGCTGCTTATATGCAGAAGTCTCTGTACCCAATGAAGTATGCAGAGAATTCTTGTAGTAACCAAGAGATAAATAAAGATAACAAATAAGATGTTGATTTTCTTATGAAGTTAGCAGTATATATTCAAATGAATTGCCATTGCAGAATACAAATACTAAAAATAGAAGAGAGTTTCTTTCATCTTGTCCATGGACTATTACTCATTTTACAGTAACGGTAAAAATTCATAACAGTGGAGAAAAGTAGGGCATTTCATAAAggaattttgaatttttcatatTCCTGTCTAGCTTGTTTTGATATAAGAAACCTGGAAGGGCCAGGAAAATTCCAAATGAACCTAGCACTTCTCCCTCCACATTCCCTATCCTCCTATTTACAacttacagaatttctttttgtttatgttATATAATCAGCTACCTCCAAGGAATGATAAAATGGTGATAAAGCACTTCGAATACGTTCCGAAATCCTCATTATTGACCAAATTCTGCTCGCACTTAAGCCAGCTGGAGTCTCACTACTGACTTCAGTAAGAACATTTTACACTAGCTATAAAAGACTCCATCTTAAATAATGCAGGGAGCTCTATGCCAAGGTATCCAGAAGAACAGCATTCATATTGTTGACCTTGCATCTGAatgtataaaatatgtattcTGTTTTCCCCAAATGAATCTGCCACAAACACAAGGAAACGCAGCCACGTATTTCTTGGCACCGTGGCCTCTTGTGTAACTGTCACACCCTAGCACTGAAGCTCTTTGTAGATAGTGATCACTTATAAGAATTCTAACTTAATCCTTCTTCTGCGGTAATTAAAAGTGAATTGGAAATTTGAAATCTTGTATTCTAAAAGCTGCAAGTCATCTGTGTTCTCTTCTTTATCctttaaatggcatttttaatttttgtaaattatGTTGGAAGATGTAGTGAATGAATGCCTGTAAAGCCCTTTGAGAGGATGAGTGGGACTATAGGAAAATTAAGTATGATTTTCAGTGGATAACATGTTTAATCTTTCAAAGATATAATTTTATTATTCGCCACCTCTAATTCCAGATTTTCTTTCCTAGACAGAGACTCCTCTACCTAACGTGATGGAAACAGCCTTTTATTTTGAACAGGCTGGAATTGGCTTGAACAAAGATGAAACCTATCACATATTCCTTGCCCTTAAACAACTAATTAGTGTTCAGCCAATCCAGACCTGCCGGTTTTGGGGCAAGATTTTGGGCCTGGAGATGAACTATATTATAGCTGAAGTACAGTACAATgacagggcagaggaggaggaaacagaagaggaagaagataccgaggaaggaggagggaaagggatgGGTGAGGACAAAGAAGGagatgaagagaaagaagaagatgaACCACCACAGTCCACCTACAAGCCCCCACCTATCATCCCAAAAGAAGACAATGGAACTGGGACTAATAAGTATATCTACTTTGTCTGTAACGAGCCAGGCAAACCTTGGGTGAAGTTGCCTCCCGTGACTCCAGCACAGATTATCTGTGCCAGGAAAATCAAGAAGTTCTTCACTGGTAGGCTTGATGCTCCTGTTGTGagctttccccctttccctggaAATGAGGCCAATTACCTGCGTGCACAGATAGCTCGGATCTCAGCAGGAACCCAGGTCTGTCCCATTGGATTTTACCAGTtcggagaggaggaaggagatgaagaggaggaagggggaggaggaagagatacATATGAAGAAAACCCCGATTTTCAGCCTCTTTCTGTGGTTGAAATGGTGGATTCTCTCTCCATGTGGGTACACCAAACACAGAATATTCTGAAGCAGGTACATTCTTGCGTAGCTCACGTTGATCTCGGATACCATTTACACCGTAGTACCAGTAGTAGTTCAGCATGTAAATGAAACTCCTCACCTGCACAGACATAGTATTaggctgaaaaagaaaactatcaCATATACtatgttatatataaatatatcaaatATATTCATATGTCCTGcagaatatataaaatatacatttatatatataaatgtgtatattGTTAGGAACCTTCTAGGTTTCTGCATGGGGTTAGGCATTGATCGATACCAATTATTTCTGGTCATCTTCTATGTTAGGTTTTATCTTGTGAAGTCCTCActtgacaaaaatgtttttaattctgttttcttggaTAGGATGCTAAAATGCAGATAGCTTATGATTGTATGTTAAATGGAAATTGTTTAGTGCTTTCTTGTGGTTTAATTTTTGTTGCTTACTTTCTACTGtgaaacatgaaaatgaaaaagattgaaaacaaaacataaaataaaacagtagcaTAAAACCTTTTTGATGTCAAGCAAGCGCTGGAAAGAGGTATTAGTAGTTTGATCATCCCTGTTAGATGACTTGCTGGCTAGTCTACCAACTCGAAAAAGAGTGCAAAATATCAGCAAGTAGCAGGAAGTACGATATGAAATTGTTATCAGCAAAGCAATAGCggtaaaaaaatgaaatctgtatTCAGTTAGAATCTTAAAAACTTTCTGTAATGTTCCTCTAACTGGTAGCTAAACAACAAAGCAGACTTTAAAAGGAGGCACAGATTCTGTAAGTGTTAGCTTCTCAGTTGGCAATAACCGTACCCAGCAAGGATATGAACTGAACTGACAAGGACTGAACTAACTTCCTACCCTTTGAAGGCAGCCCCTTCAGCCCAAACGTAAGGCTGTTTTGGCATAATAACACGTGATGTAGCTGTCTGTCTTGTATTTTCTCCGTTCTGTAAGGGTTGAACTGAGAAACAGAGTACAGGTCTGCATAGGGAGAATGGATAACTAAGAATGTTGAGCGCACCTTTCAAGAACCTGTTTGGATTTGGGCCCAGGTGTGCAGGAACACGATGTTCTGTGCATCTTCTGTGCATACTCACACTCTGTCCTTGACAAGGAAGAGATGGAGAGTAGCAGCAGAATTGCCAGCATGTTTGTGACTGATAAAGGCTAGCAACAAATTATCATCTCTTCACAAGATGAGTGTTGAAATAAGGGCATGTCTAAAGACATAATCCCAATTAATAATTACAGGATTTTGGTCTTTTCACTGAAGTCTAGCATCTATCACCAGCATGAATTGTgtttaaaagaatgaaatctACAAAATGACAAAAAGCTGATGACAGAGGTACGGGGTTATTCTGAAATAGTAAGTAGGGATGAGGGATAAATGAAGCAGCTGGGGAACACTCTGCCAAGAGGATACAACATTCTCTCAACAATATACCAATTAtggcatatatttttatttcttttctgtttttccccttcagtTATGTCTGCATGTGTCTGGACCAATTGTTTTAACTGGCTTGCATTCTTTCAGTGATTGTTAGATATATTTATTATGCTTTCATATCAATTTCAGGGTCGCTGTGTTTGGCATAATCCTTTTCAAAaatcagaggaagaagaagaaggtgaagaggaggagaaagcagaggagaCAGATGAAGTACAGCAAGAAATAGGACCTCCTCTTCTCACTCCACTCTCTGAAGATGAAGGTACTCTTCAGGGACTATTAAGTGTTTGATAGCCGCTGGGAATGTTGGCATTTGGGTAGTGAACATTTGACGTTATAGGCCTCAGATACTTAATGGAACAATGAGTTTGGTGTTGTAGGGTAAGCACATTCTTTCACAGAATCAATCAAAAGTGAAATGGTTAACAGTGTtgacaataaaacagaaattgaTAGGTCTACTAGTTAACGGTTTCTCTgaggataaatgaaaaaaaaaaccctcaagagtTATCATGCTACTGCAAGTTCAGGACAGCTCACTACGTGAGTTACATGCAGCTATTCTTCCATTATCTTTTTCAGACAAAAacttgtatgtgcatgtgtaaataaatacatcaatgtgtatgtacacatacgtttacatatatacataagaATTTAGATCCCGTAGCATATTACCACAGCAAATCATGGGAATATGGGAACTTAGATATTAGATGACATCaatattaaattaatttcctACTCTCTGTTCTTAGATTAGGGTGAAATATTTATATAACTtattgttagagaaggaaatcgtaactgatttagcttcagtcctgttagagaaggaaattgtagctgacctagcttcagcttagcataagtctgactcttacttagcataagtgcctaaattagacgaagcctgcaggcctcaaggctgaactgtcaatGAACTCAAGAAACATTGCTGACAATGTGACATTACCGATGATGTAACTGCATAACCAATTAAAACTAATtaataaagatacaaaactagcgaATGAGGATACAAAGCAGAAtacaggagacaagatgggatgcacctgggttgtggcTGGCCTTCaagaagataagggactgtgggaaacaaggacatggcaaccagcctgggatgtaggccaggacctgtcagaaggagacagacaccaatcagagggagagagacaccaatcaaaaggagagagaccaccaactcagcaAAAAAGATTGGAGGATaccttcactggcaggcagggaaataaaactataaagggtataattaccccagaatttctttgttcagggtccctccctggaggcagccagctcgagctgttactttgttgtaccatcatttaaataaataaataatttggcTGTTATacgtgcatgagactctgctcctcagaaatcTAGGATCAAAATGTTTCCATAACATACAGGCATAGGTGATCAGTAgtccttgacaaaaaaaaaaaaaaaaaaagcggtgaGTACTACTGAATTTCAGAAGCATGAGCCTCTTTTCACATGGCTGTGCAACATTCCTGTGATACGGACTCGTACATCCAAATCACCTGTTAGAATACAATGTCTGCATTTATTGTTTCTGAATTTTGTCTCTTCAGACATGCATCTTAATATAACTGTTCCTTGAATTCTGAGCAAGTCTTGTAGTTAAGTCTTAAATAATTTGTAGCTGCTCATTAAGTCAGTTTCTTCATATAGCGTGTGTTTGGCTGATTGCAGGAATTCAAAATGTCCCTGCTTGGACAGCTCAGTATTCTACAAACCTGGTCCCTCAATATGCTGTTGCAATCCTTCAGTCTAATCGATGGCCTGGAGCCTATGCCTTTGCATCTGGCAGGTAAGCAGCCAGTTAACATGGTTACACAGACTGTATGTGCTAAATACAGATACCTGTCTAATAGAGTCAAAGTTTGTTTATTGTTAATTCATTGACTGAAATGTAACTACTCCTGAGATTGATGGAGAAGGCCACTTACGTGTGCACAGCAACAGTGAATACATGTTtaagacagaaaatgaagaatCGTTGGCAATGCTAGTATAAACTAAGTCGATAGAACGTAAATGACCAGTCAGTACTTGGCCACAATCCCTGATTTAAAATCCATATTCCTAAGTCTGTGATGCTTAGCTACATTCTGTGGTTCTAATTTACATTAGATGGTACAGTCACTATGTGCTTTTTAATGGCCACTGGATTTCATATCAGAAATGTCTCCATATTAATAATGTGAAGTTGGAGCCATACTTCAATATAATATAGTGCCAGAGCTTAGCATTCATAAATTTAGTATTTGGAGATTTTAAGTAGAAGATATATTCATCAACCCTTACATTAGTTAAAAAAGATACCATCTTTCAAACACAACAGTTAAAGGAAACCGGAACCATAAAGGTTTTTCGCTCAGCAGATTGAGGAACTCTGAGAATATTTCCACTGCTATTTTTCTTGGGGAGATTGTGtgatcttttgcttttctttctcaggagATTTGATAATATCTACTTAGGCTGGGGTCACAAATACAGTCCAGAAAACCATACACCCTCACTGCCTCCACCAGTGCAAACAGAATACCCTAGTGGGCCAGAAATCACTGAGACAAATGACCCTACTGTGGAAGAGGAACAAGCTCTCAAGGCTGCACAGGAAGAAGCCTTAGCTGcaactgaggaagaggaagaagaggaagaggaggaggatgaggaggaggaggaggatgattgAAATACAAGAAGGATCTTTAATTTTGAAAGTTTAAATATTAatagtattttaagaaattaatcaTAGTTTAGTTGATCTTAAAAGAAACGATAGTGGAAGAAGCTTAGATGCTTTGGTTTTCAGTTTCTGTAGGTTCCTCTTTACAGACtacctccctttctttctctgttccccAAGTTCACCTGCACTGGCAGGATGACTGAATTGCTTTCACTGGAAGACAACACACAAAAGTAGCCTTTTTTAGAACACTAGACAAATAGAGTCTGCCTCCATTTCCCGAAACAGTATCTCTTTGAATTAAATAACACTACCATACACTTAATTTTCATAGTGTTTTTCAAACCTGCACTTCCATACCAATacatataatattttaataaaaagctatAGATGTAAACACCAATAACTCAATTACGTAACAATGTAACTTTTATGTAACATCTGCTTGCCTTTAGCATCTGTATTTCCTGTAAATTAGCTGTCAAACAACAGATATTTGACATTCATGCATGTGTGAAAGCATACATGCATATTATTTAAATTGCGTAGATAGTTGGCGTAGCCTTAGAGGAGAAACCACATAATTTGCTGGACAGTGTGTCAAAATCCCCGCTCTTTGGGACAATCGGAAACCCACGTTTCCCAGATTGTGAAACAGATTCTACGCAGCGATAGTTTTGCTGCtgtatcattttctttctcatcacATTTTCATTAAGGACACCTTTCTGGAAAGCACCTCTCCGTTTGCCGTATTGCCGACTCCTCAGCTGAACGGGAACGCAGCCAGGCTAGGTTAAAAGGATAGGGCCTCCCGAGCCGGCATGAGGCAGGCCTGGCTGAGGCTTTTGCCTCCGGCGTGCCAGCTGGGCGCGCTCCCGGCACCGCAGCGCTGCGCCAAGGCCGCGTTCCCGCCACCAGCTCGAGCTGGCCGCTACCATCCCGGGGTTATGGCAGAGCCGGGGGTGCGGCGCGGCCCGTGCCAACTCGGCGCTCTTCCGCAGTCTCCGCGGCGCTCCGCTTCCCCTCGGCCCCCCTCCAGCTCTTGGTGAGTGGTACGCTCCGAGTGGCGTCTCCACCGCGCGGGCCAATAGGAAGCGGCCTCGGGAGAAGTTCAAACTGCGGCGGCGGTTGGGTTGCTGCGCTGCTTGCCGGCTGGTGGCCTCCttgcggcaggcggcggcgcgtgCCTAACGGCCGCGGGGATGGCGGACGAGGGAGCTGTAACGGTCTGCGTGCGCGTGCGGCCCCTTATCGCCAGGTGAGGCCTCCCTCCGAGCCCGCGGGGGGAAGGCCGTTGTGTGGCGCCCGGGGCTGGCGGCCTCGGGGCTCCTCGGCTTCCCCGGGTGTTGCCGTGTCCCCTTCGCCTTCAGCCGGGCCTCCGGGAGCGAGGAGCGAAGCTGGGGGGTAACGGCGGCCTCCGCCCGCGGGGAGCGAGGGAGAAGAGAGCCGGAACGAGCAGGGCTGCGAGCGcctgagggaagggaagggaggtgcTGGCGGCAGAGAGGGACCCTGCGTTATAGCAGCCCGGTCCCgcgcctggggcgggcgggcgggcagacAGGCAGCCTAGAGTGTGCTGCTCCTGGATCCTTCGGGTTACGTTTCGGTCTAGACACTCTTCTTGGCtggtagttttttttctttctttctttctctttcttttttctttagtctGAGAAATGATGAGTGTTACCTCTCAGTTTGGCCCGTTATgtgggggttggtttgtttgtttgttttgttgtagaATAAGGAGGTTGGTCTCCAACCTAGCACACCCCCACTTTTGATTTCTCTGTCCTTGGCTGAAAAGACTTAAAAAGGGGGATGCTGCAGCCTATATCTGTGCCTTTGTTAATGAGCTGAGTGTCCTCAGTTAATATGTGACAAAgtctcttttcaaaaaaagaaaacataaatgtataaaataaatgGGGTAATGCTAGTAGTTCTTGCCTGATAAGATTAagagagtaactttttttttttttttaagagaaaatgctCTAGACGATAAATTGTCACTCTactggaaaagtgaaaataatactATTGCAGAAGTGAATGGTACAAAAGTCTTCAGTTATGGTAAGAATATGAGatcaaaaaaactttttttggtgCTCGCAGAGACCTTCATTACTATATGAATATATGCTGACAACAATTAACTTAGTGTTTAtaacagctctgtttttttttttttttttcttcccctaactTCATAATTTTTAAGGAGTGTCTCTGGGGCACACAGGGTTTGTGTTTTAATTTGGATCAGGAGTATACTTTTGAAGTTGTTCTCCTGATTGtccttgctttttctgttctggCCCGCAGTGTGGAATGGTCTCAGAGCGCATGAGTTTAACTCACGTTTGCATGAAAGTAAACTGGAAGATGCACTCTGAGGTGTACTAATGCATTTTTAGCTACAAATGCACCAGACCAGGGCTAGTCCAGAGCATTTGTGGGGGGGAGTTGCCCTTGTCATCCAGTATTGATGAGTGCCTAAAGCAGATGTTAGAGCCTCATAACTGTTTCACTCTATGGGTTCCTTACCTTATGGGTTCCTACGCTATTTGTTACTATGAATTAACTACCATAAGAttgcccctcccccccacttAGATCCAATAAACACAGGCTTTAAACTAAGGATTAAACAAGTATCCTACATTTTCTGACTTGCAATCCTAAAAGATAAATTAGCCATAGCAATTTTTAGCACTACATAGAATGGCGATTTAACTGTTAAGATCATAttcttaggggtttttttttgactaGTGCGTTGTCTGTTTGTCATACCTCTTTTGGtttgaatttttaactttttttaagtaCTACTTAGTAGTATCACAACTACATTTTATGTTTGAATAATCCTGCAAAAGATGTGATGTCTATTATATTGGATTTGAAGTCACCAATAATAAGTAAGATGACACTTATTTTTGACTTTCAATGTAATTGACTTACGTGCTTTACTTTTTCTTGAGATCGTGTCTTTCACTCAAGTGACAACACTCAACAGTTGTATGAAGGTGTAGCTGTTCCAATTATACAATCAGCAGTGCAGGGGTACAATGGTaagttttgaaattgtttttaaatcctTCTTGTAATGTATCTCATAAATCATCAGTAATGTTTAATCATATTTCTAGGTACAATTTTTGCCTATGGACAGACTGCCTCAGGGAAGACATATACAATGATGGGAAATGATGATTCTGTGGGCATTATCCCAAAGGCAATTCAGCATGTCTTCAAAATCATTTGTGAGGTGAGTAATTCTGTTGAATTGAAGTGACTGAAAGTGTTAGCAGTGTTTGCAAACACTGGAAGAACAAACTAGTTTGTGTAGCAAGGAGTTTGTGAAGGAAACAAACTATATGTGAAGATATGCTGCAGCCGCTTGGCTAGCCTTGCGGAGTTGTAAGTAGTAACTATGATAATGGAGCTCTAATAGTTTGCATCAGATCAGTATAAACTTCAGggctttctgtttaaaaaccttCTTTTGCAAATATACTTTGATTACAAGCATAAATAGATGCTCACTCTTAATAAGTGGTAGGTAAAATAATAGGAAgctttgtgttctgttttgttatttaaaacttacctttaaagaaataaactatATTTAAAAGACACTTTTTTAAAAGTGGGAGGACTAAACTTATTTCAGGCTTTCAAAAGAATCAGTTTGATAGTTCACTGCTGATGGTTCCTACAACGTACAGATTTAGGTATAATGCAGGCCCCAGTCGTACTGGAAAAGAGTCCTTAGAGCTGTACCGTCTGAGCATAGGAAGCTGAGGTCCCATTGCTGGGGAATGGAATAGTAGCCT
Encoded here:
- the LOC104153499 gene encoding radial spoke head protein 6 homolog A-like, whose amino-acid sequence is MAEAAGEPPPEEQAGPAAGRDRAPREQPPYEGFDPEEVPSRPQQPEPGQAPYEYQGVREAAPGQPQELRESVYRPHAPGQDPYQAQDQRGSVCQPHAPGQAPYQPQTPEQYLYQPHGTEQAPYEPQVSETDVSESYALGQDSYGAQEPRQTAYESYAPGLDPYQTQEPRSAYEKYTAQEDAYQAYTQGHGPYQPHEPGYGLYQPGYSPYDEQIPDPNARALAIQNAKAYLLKSSTKSGLNLYDHLANMLTKILDEQPTNAVDIIENISKDVKWAQFQKKMDTLRDEHEILPTFEVAEKCKALFVNVHAEGDEELEDEITETPLPNVMETAFYFEQAGIGLNKDETYHIFLALKQLISVQPIQTCRFWGKILGLEMNYIIAEVQYNDRAEEEETEEEEDTEEGGGKGMGEDKEGDEEKEEDEPPQSTYKPPPIIPKEDNGTGTNKYIYFVCNEPGKPWVKLPPVTPAQIICARKIKKFFTGRLDAPVVSFPPFPGNEANYLRAQIARISAGTQVCPIGFYQFGEEEGDEEEEGGGGRDTYEENPDFQPLSVVEMVDSLSMWVHQTQNILKQGRCVWHNPFQKSEEEEEGEEEEKAEETDEVQQEIGPPLLTPLSEDEGIQNVPAWTAQYSTNLVPQYAVAILQSNRWPGAYAFASGRRFDNIYLGWGHKYSPENHTPSLPPPVQTEYPSGPEITETNDPTVEEEQALKAAQEEALAATEEEEEEEEEEDEEEEEDD